The Brevibacillus brevis genome contains a region encoding:
- a CDS encoding Ger(x)C family spore germination protein, whose product MKGMRISIALLLLASTLLGGCWDQKSIQDLRYLSAIGIDFVNNQYVLYAQSTDLSTVAKQESSTTIQSPPATISIGKGETLQSAFDNLQKNSQIPIFLGFVSSLIFHERLLEKGVITTHDIMNRYGLIRYTKWVFATREPIDKVLSTHSLVGFSPLTSLLHQPWDVYQQRSFIEPLQFYRFISIFWEPSNTLLLPNLTLNQRSWKEHNQFISRLSIDGVHAIHRGHWKGYFPSRDLMGLRWMNPDTRFAGLIIRQNKTPKATMRIEHVQLDIVPITTEEHPRFQVNVHLKGFIRELMSTVTPAFIRKNSEEQVAEQIRGTFLKGVKAGADLYSLEESLFKKDYQAWRKYEMRKRNKLTPDSLIQIQVNMYLSDSGKMKMDALKYPDPLKPE is encoded by the coding sequence ATGAAGGGTATGCGCATTTCTATTGCTTTGCTGCTGTTGGCATCAACTCTTCTTGGCGGCTGCTGGGACCAGAAATCGATTCAGGACCTTCGCTATTTATCTGCGATAGGCATTGATTTCGTCAACAATCAGTATGTTTTATACGCACAGTCCACTGATCTGTCTACGGTCGCAAAGCAGGAGTCATCCACTACGATTCAGTCGCCACCTGCGACCATTTCGATCGGAAAAGGGGAAACACTTCAGTCTGCATTCGACAACCTGCAAAAAAATTCACAGATACCTATATTTCTCGGCTTTGTATCGTCACTCATCTTTCATGAACGCCTCTTGGAAAAGGGCGTTATCACCACCCACGATATTATGAACCGATACGGTCTGATTCGTTATACAAAATGGGTGTTTGCGACACGGGAGCCGATTGACAAAGTGTTAAGTACCCACTCTTTAGTCGGGTTTTCACCGTTGACCTCTCTCCTGCATCAGCCATGGGATGTTTACCAGCAGCGTTCTTTTATTGAGCCGCTGCAATTTTATCGATTTATCTCGATTTTTTGGGAGCCGTCGAACACCTTATTATTGCCAAATCTCACGCTTAACCAGCGTTCCTGGAAAGAACATAACCAATTTATTTCTCGTCTCTCCATTGATGGAGTCCACGCCATCCATCGGGGGCATTGGAAGGGTTACTTCCCAAGTAGGGATTTAATGGGGCTTCGGTGGATGAATCCAGACACGAGATTTGCTGGACTCATTATCAGACAGAACAAAACCCCCAAAGCGACGATGCGCATCGAGCACGTTCAATTGGATATCGTTCCGATTACCACAGAAGAGCATCCTCGTTTTCAGGTAAATGTCCATCTCAAGGGATTTATTCGTGAACTGATGAGTACGGTTACGCCTGCTTTCATTCGAAAAAACTCCGAAGAGCAGGTAGCCGAGCAAATTCGCGGGACGTTTCTAAAAGGAGTCAAAGCAGGAGCTGATCTGTATAGCTTGGAGGAAAGTCTGTTTAAAAAAGACTACCAGGCATGGCGAAAATACGAAATGCGCAAGCGCAATAAGCTCACACCGGATTCGCTTATCCAAATCCAAGTAAATATGTACTTGAGTGATTCCGGAAAAATGAAGATGGATGCACTCAAATACCCTGACCCGCTTAAGCCCGAATAA
- a CDS encoding spore germination protein, which yields MTLEEELRAKFAHCADVVFMRTVTSEDQPVLMLYCEGLADVRHLQDTALPQLERFLAEGDLRSLPLTPLFTNPELWIERLFAGDLLIFIGDTPPFAWDIANRPERSTEEANTEISIKGPRDGFVEDLSTNVALIRKRMRTITLAYEPFILGTRSRTRVGMLYITDGVSVDLVEMMRERLHKCASKKIVNSAILEKMLSDNTRSLFPLVDYTGRPDFAIYMLLQGKVIVLVDGSPLGIVAPVTLLELIKSPEDDQYPVTYVWLERMLRLGGFWIAIFLPGFWIALTAYNVEQFPFQLLATVTQGRKGLPFSAPMELFIILFIFEFLREAGARLPKNVGQTLALVGALIIGDASIRAGLTSPSMLFIGSLTVVASFTLVNQALSGAVTVARFAVFFLSATIGMYGFVLAMIAIVYYLSTLTSFGRSYILMGSSNSVSTLFIVMFKSMTSFLRTRLAKGGDNK from the coding sequence ATGACCCTTGAAGAGGAACTGCGAGCAAAATTCGCGCATTGTGCGGACGTCGTTTTTATGCGTACGGTCACATCTGAAGACCAGCCTGTGTTGATGCTTTATTGCGAAGGACTTGCAGACGTTCGTCACTTACAAGATACGGCATTGCCACAGCTTGAGCGTTTCCTGGCTGAGGGTGATTTGCGCTCCCTGCCCCTCACCCCTCTCTTCACGAATCCAGAGCTGTGGATTGAGCGACTTTTTGCTGGAGATTTGCTGATTTTCATTGGTGACACTCCTCCGTTTGCCTGGGACATCGCCAATCGGCCAGAACGCAGCACGGAAGAAGCCAATACAGAGATTTCGATCAAAGGTCCCCGGGACGGCTTCGTCGAGGATCTTTCCACGAACGTAGCTCTCATTCGCAAGCGTATGCGAACGATTACCCTGGCCTATGAGCCTTTTATTCTCGGAACGCGCTCGCGAACAAGAGTCGGAATGCTGTATATAACAGACGGGGTATCTGTAGATCTGGTAGAGATGATGCGCGAGAGGCTACACAAATGTGCATCAAAAAAAATTGTGAACAGCGCCATTCTGGAAAAAATGCTGAGCGACAACACTCGTTCGCTGTTTCCATTGGTTGATTATACGGGACGTCCTGATTTTGCGATTTACATGCTGCTGCAAGGCAAGGTCATCGTGTTGGTAGACGGTTCGCCCTTGGGCATCGTGGCACCTGTAACCTTGCTGGAACTGATCAAATCTCCTGAAGACGATCAATATCCTGTTACCTATGTATGGCTGGAACGCATGCTGCGCCTGGGGGGATTTTGGATCGCGATCTTTCTGCCTGGCTTCTGGATTGCGCTGACCGCCTATAATGTAGAGCAATTTCCTTTTCAATTACTCGCTACCGTTACACAAGGCAGAAAAGGGCTGCCGTTTTCCGCGCCGATGGAGCTATTTATCATCCTGTTTATTTTTGAGTTTCTTCGCGAGGCAGGTGCCCGTCTGCCCAAAAACGTCGGGCAAACACTGGCACTGGTCGGCGCACTGATTATCGGCGATGCTTCCATTCGTGCTGGGCTGACATCGCCCTCGATGCTGTTTATCGGCTCCCTTACCGTCGTCGCCTCCTTCACACTGGTCAATCAGGCATTAAGCGGAGCCGTTACCGTGGCTCGTTTTGCCGTTTTTTTCCTTTCTGCGACCATCGGCATGTACGGCTTTGTCCTCGCAATGATTGCCATTGTGTACTATTTGTCCACCCTGACCTCATTTGGCAGATCATATATTTTAATGGGTTCTTCCAACTCTGTGTCCACACTGTTCATTGTCATGTTCAAGTCTATGACCAGTTTTCTTCGGACGAGATTGGCTAAGGGTGGCGATAACAAATGA